From the Agromyces laixinhei genome, the window GATGTTCCAGTACCGTCCGATGAGGAACCCGTTGACCCAGACGAACCCCTTGACTCCGCCGGGGAAGGCGAGCCACGCGTCGGCGGGGCCGGCGACGTCGAGCTCGGCCACGGCATAGCCGTCGGTGCCGGTCGCGCCGATCGGTTGCGGGGCATCCATCGGGATGACGCGGTGGGTCCAGCCGTGCACGTAGCGACGTCCGAGCAGCACACCCTCGAGGATGCCCTTGTGCTCACCGATCTTCGGGCCGTAGTTGATGCGGCCGAGGTTCTCGACGATGAGCGTGATGACGACGGGCCGGTCGGAGACGGGCAGTGCGGTGCTCGTCTCACCATCGCGGTCGAGGGTCGCGACCCGGGTGCCGTCGACGAAGACGGTGGCGCGGTCGTGCAGTCCCTTGAGTGCGAGCACGTTCTCACCCGCTTCGACGATGGCGGTCGTCTCGTAGGCGATGAGCCCCTCAGCCACGCCGAGCTCCTCGAACGTCGCCGGGTGGGGGTGCGGGCCGCTCGCGGCGAGGGCGCGGACCGCCGCGATGAGCGACGCCTCGGCCGTGAGCGTCGCGGTCTGCGGATCCTGGAAGCGCGGCCCGGCGGGCAGCTCGGGCAGCGGACCGTCATGGAACGGCGCGAAGGACGCACGCAGCGCCTCGAACTTCGCGCCGACGCGGCCGTCTTCGGCAATGGGGGCGTCCGAGTCGTAGCTCGTGGCGGTCGGCTGGAGCACCCCGTCCCAGTTGGCGCCGTTCCACAGGCCGAAGTTCGTGCCGCCGTGCGCCATGTACAGGCTGACCGAGCCGCCGGCGGCGAGGAGTTCGTCGACGGTGCCGATCATGCTCCGGGCGCTGCGCACGTGGTGCCGCTCGCCCCAATGGTCGAACCAGCCGCCCCACAGCTCGCTGCAGACGAGCGGAGTGCTCGGGGGAAGGAGGTCGAGGGCCGTCGGCACGCCGGTGCCGAACGTGAAGCTCGGCATGGCGCCTTCGACCGTGCCGTGGGCCTGCATGCCCGCGGTGATGCCGTCGGCAGTCGTGAGGAGCTCGACGATGCCGTGCTGTCGCAGGAGGTCGCGCTGGTGGTGCAGGTGCTCTCGGTCCGAACCGAACGACCCGTACTCGTTCTCGATCTGTACGGCGACGATCGGGCCGCCGTGCACGGCCTGCAGCGGTGCGAGGCGGGGGAGGAGCTCGGCGTACCAGCTCTCGACCGCGGCGCGGTATGTCGGGTCACTGCTCCGGACGCGCCTGGTGCGGCCCGTCAACCAGCTCGGAAGCCCGCCGTTCGACCACTCGGCGCAGATATACGGACTCGGCCGCACGTACACGTCGAGACCGATGTCACCCGCGAGGCGGATGAACCGTTCGACGTCGCGCCACCCGTCGAATCGCGGCGCGCCTTCGATCTCCTCATGGAAGTTCCACGCGACGTAGGTGTCGACCGTGTTCGCGCCCATCGCCGCAAGGCGACGGAGCCGATCCTCCCACTGATCGGGGTGCACGCGGAAGTAGTGCACGGCGCCGGCGAGCATCCGATGCGCGCGACCGTTGCGAAGCAACACGCTGTCGCGATATGTGAGCGCTGCTACTGAATCAACGCTGGCTCGAGTGTCGGTCGCGACCATTGCGCGGCCTCCCTTGAATCGCGGGCGATACCGCCCGACCTAGAAAGAATGTTTGCGTTCACATTATCGCGCAATCACGGTGTTGTCAGCCCTGCCTCCATGTCAACGGGGTGAACGCTCACTAGCATGGGTCCCATGCCACGTCGTACAGCGGAGGAACGCGCGCCGAGCCAGGTCGATGTCGCGCGTGTCGCCGGCGTGTCGACGCAGACGGTCTCCCGTGTGATGTCGGGTCATCCGAACGTGCGCCCCGAGACGGCGCATCGGGTGATGTCGGCGGTCGACGCCGTCGGCTACCGCTTGCACGCGGCGGCGGCGTCGCTCGCCTCGGGCCGCACCCGGACGATCGGGGTGATCCTCGTCTCCACGGCGCGGTACTCGACGAGCGCGATCCTGCTCGGCGTCGAATCGATCGCCGCCGAAGAGGGCTACGCGGTGACGACCGCGAGCGTGGCGCAGCATTCGGCGCCCGCCTCGTTCCTCGAGGCGTTCGATCGACTGGAACGTCAGGGGGCCGAGGGAATCGTGATTCTCGCGCCGGTCGGATTCCTCGAAGAAGCGCTCGGCTCGCGCACCGAGCGCACACCCACGGTGGGGCACCGACAGGCCGACGGCGTCGGCGCCGACGCGCTCGTCGACCAGCGCGCGATCGCCCGCGCGGCCACCGAATACCTGCTCGACCTCGGGCACCGCACCGTCTGGCACGTCTCGGGCGACGAGTTCTGGCAGGAGTCGAACGCGCGCCGCGAGGAGTGGGAGGCGGTGCTCCGCGAGCGCGGTGTGACGCCGCCCCCGGTGATACCCGCCGATTGGTCGCCCGAGTCGGGGTATCGCGCCGGGCGTACGATCGCGGCGATCCCCGACGTCACCGCGGTGTTCGTGTCGAGCGACGAGATGGCCTTCGGCGTGATCCGCGCGCTGCACGAGGCGGGTCGCACGGTGCCCGACGATGTCTCGGTCGTGAGCGTCGACGATATCGCGCTCGCCGCCTACGCGGCGCCCGCCCTCACGACGGTGCGTCAGCCCTTCGAAGAGGTCGGACGCGCCACTGCGACGCGCGTGATCGAGATGATCGAGAAACGGGAGGTCGTCGCCGCCGAGCCGTTGCGCCCCGAACTCATCGTCAGGGCCTCGACGGCACCGCCGCCCGAGGCGTAGTCGCCGCGGCATCCCCGTGGTCGTCGTGTGACGCCGCGACCGTCGTGAGACGCGGCTCGTCGCAGACATTGCTAAGCTTCGAGGGTCGCGACTGGCGTTGAGATGGACACCATCGGGGAGCGACTGGCACGGACCGACCGAACGCCTGGGCCGGTACGCATCTCGCGGCCTGTCGCGCGCGAGGCAGCACCCCCACGAAGGTCCGTATGTCACGAAGGAGCCAGTCTTGGCCGAGTCCGCCATTTCCCAATCAGTGCTGAACGCCCCCCTCGCCGAGGTCGATCCTGAGATCGCCGAAGTGCTCGAGCTCGAGCTCGGTCGCCAGCGCGAGTACCTCGAGATGATCGCGAGCGAGAACTTCGTTCCCGTCTCGGTCCTGCAGTCGCAGGGCTCCGTGCTCACGAACAAGTACGCCGAGGGATACCCCGGCCGTCGCTACTACGGCGGCTGCGAGTACGTCGACGTCGCCGAGTCGCTCGCAATCGAGCGGGCGAAGTCGCTCTTCGGTGCCGAGTACGCCAACGTGCAGCCGCACTCGGGCGCCACCGCGAACGCCGCCGTGCTCGCCGCGATCGCCACCCCCGGCGACACCATCCTCGGC encodes:
- a CDS encoding substrate-binding domain-containing protein, with translation MPRRTAEERAPSQVDVARVAGVSTQTVSRVMSGHPNVRPETAHRVMSAVDAVGYRLHAAAASLASGRTRTIGVILVSTARYSTSAILLGVESIAAEEGYAVTTASVAQHSAPASFLEAFDRLERQGAEGIVILAPVGFLEEALGSRTERTPTVGHRQADGVGADALVDQRAIARAATEYLLDLGHRTVWHVSGDEFWQESNARREEWEAVLRERGVTPPPVIPADWSPESGYRAGRTIAAIPDVTAVFVSSDEMAFGVIRALHEAGRTVPDDVSVVSVDDIALAAYAAPALTTVRQPFEEVGRATATRVIEMIEKREVVAAEPLRPELIVRASTAPPPEA
- a CDS encoding glycoside hydrolase family 35 protein, whose translation is MLLRNGRAHRMLAGAVHYFRVHPDQWEDRLRRLAAMGANTVDTYVAWNFHEEIEGAPRFDGWRDVERFIRLAGDIGLDVYVRPSPYICAEWSNGGLPSWLTGRTRRVRSSDPTYRAAVESWYAELLPRLAPLQAVHGGPIVAVQIENEYGSFGSDREHLHHQRDLLRQHGIVELLTTADGITAGMQAHGTVEGAMPSFTFGTGVPTALDLLPPSTPLVCSELWGGWFDHWGERHHVRSARSMIGTVDELLAAGGSVSLYMAHGGTNFGLWNGANWDGVLQPTATSYDSDAPIAEDGRVGAKFEALRASFAPFHDGPLPELPAGPRFQDPQTATLTAEASLIAAVRALAASGPHPHPATFEELGVAEGLIAYETTAIVEAGENVLALKGLHDRATVFVDGTRVATLDRDGETSTALPVSDRPVVITLIVENLGRINYGPKIGEHKGILEGVLLGRRYVHGWTHRVIPMDAPQPIGATGTDGYAVAELDVAGPADAWLAFPGGVKGFVWVNGFLIGRYWNIGPQTTLYAPAPLWRAGRNTVRVLDLEHLGSAVEVRDEPELGEIEEFIGS